ACATTGGAAAACCAAACACTGAAGTTTTTCTTTAAAGGAGACATCAATCAGGTAAAGGAAAAACTACAACCATATAAGATAAAAGACTTACTCATTGAGGATCCCACACTAGAAGAGATTTTTATGCATTATTACGAATAAAGGGAGGATGTAAGGTGAATATATACAAGTTTGAATTAAAAACCTATTGGAAGTCCTTTATTCTATGGTCCTTAGGAATTATAGTGTTGCAAATTATTATGATGATATTTTATCCCACCATGGCAAGGGACGCCCAAATGATGGATTTGATTATGGAAAATTACCCTGAGGAGCTTTTGCAGGCCATAGGTCTTGGAGAGCATGTTTCCTTGGCTACGGTGTTGGGTTATTATACTTTTGTTTTTGTATTCGTTCAACTTCTTGTAGGAGTCCAGAGTGCCTATTATGGCTTTCAGTTTCTCTCCGTGGAAGAAAGAGAACACACTGCGGATTTTTTATTTACCAAGCCGGTGACTAGAAGTCGAATTTTAGTGGAAAAGTATTTAGCCGCTTTTACCATTTTAGGGCTCACAACTTTGGTGGTTACCGCAAGTACATTTGTCTCCATTGAGCTTTTCCGTGACGGCAGTGGTTATGAAGTGGGCCCTTTGGTTATACAACTTCTGTCAGTCCCTTTATTTCAATTGTTTTTCTTCAGTATAGGAATGCTGGTTACCGTGGGAACAAAAAGAATTCGAAGCGTGATCAGTTACGCTCTGGGCTTTGGATTTGGGCTTTACGTACTAAATGCTTTTCGAAGTATTGTAGGGGGAGAATTTCTCGGTTTTTTTACTCCCTATTATCATTTTGAATCATCTTATATATTAATGGAGGGGTCTATGCCTATGGACAGAGCAATTATCAGCATCAGTATGATTTTGTTAGCCCATATAATAACCTATTTTGCTTATTTAAAAAGAAATATTCGAGCTCAGTAAGGAGGCGCAGAGAGAATGAACATTTTTATTAGAGAAATGAGAGATCATAGGAAGGGGTTTGTTATCTGGTCTGTGGTCATCCTCCTCTTTATTCTGATGGCTTTTGTAGAGTTTGATGCATACTACGATAATCCTGAAATGGCGGAAATACTGGACACCATTCCTAGAGGGATGCTCGAGGCCTTTGGCATGTACGGAGCCAACCTTACCACCATTAATGGGTATATGTCCATTGTTGCCTTATACTTGTATATTATGTTAGGGATATTTTCCGTGCTTTTGGGGAACAATATCATCGGAAAGGAAGAGCGGGACAAAACCGGAGAATTTTTAATGAGCATGCCGATTAAACGCTATAGAGTCTTAATAAGCAAAGTGGCAGTAGCGGTAATAAATTGTTTATTGCTGAATGCAGTAGCCGGAGTGGGAATTGCCATTGCCGTTAGTCGGTACAATCCTGACCGGGATAATGTTAGATATATTCTTCAAATTCTTGTAGCGGCTTTTTTGATTCAAATGATTTTTTTAAGTCTTGGGCTGTTTATTGCGGCTTCAGCAAAAGTCTTTAAAAAATCCAGCGCCATTTCCGTGGCACTGGTAATTGTAATGTATATGATATCCGTGATCCAATCCTTAAGTGATTCCGTGGAGTTTTTAAAGTACTTTACCCCATTTAAGTATTATCAAGCTTCTGAAATTCTGCAAAATGATGGGTTTGAAGGAATATACCTGGGTTTAACATCAACTATTGTATTTATAGCTTTGTTCGGTGTCTTTATCGTATATCCCCGTCGAGATCTGAAATTGTAGCTACGAACTCTAATTTTCATTATTACTATTCGTATTCTGAGTCTTCTTATTTTGGTATTTATTGTAAATGCAGACTCCGATTTGAATAATTACACCGAGGATAATACCGATAGTCGGCCAGATCAGCAAAGTTAAAATACCAATGATTTCTCCCCAGCCTTCTAGGCCTTGCCAAAAAGCTCGATACATTTCAATAAACCCTACCAGCAAACCGGTCATAAAGAAAAACAACACAATTGTTAGTGCGTATCCGCTAAGAATCAGATAAATAAATCCAGCTAATATTGAAAAAACAAAATATACCGCCACATTTTGTAGCTGAAGGGAAACTCCTAATAAAACCCCTGCTCCGATTACTAAAAGCAAAAAAGTAATTATTGATAATCCCATGCCTCTGAGCAGTTGATTTTTTTCCAGATGAAAAGTCATAATAAACCTCCTTGATCTTAAAAGAATTTGGACGTGGAAAATTAATTAATTTATTCTTAACTATACCAGTATAGTCAAGAATCTTTTATTGTGCAAGAGAGTATTTTAGAAAAAGGGAATCACACCAAAAACTTGACGAATCCTGCCTTGAAATATTATGATTTAATTGAATAAATAGAAAGCAGTAAAAATCTAATATAGAAAGGACCGATTCTAATGTTAATAAAATTTATCGTTCTTGTTATGCTATTTAGTTTGAGTATACTCAGTGTATTAACCGGCTGTGACAGTCTTCAGCCGGAGATTCGTTGGGAAACCTATGAAAATCAATTCATTCAAATGGAGTATCCTGCCTCATGGTCCTATGAAGAAGTGGAGGCCCAAGGGTTGATAGCAGTTAAATTTGAAGAGGAAGGAAAGGATTTTGTCTTTGAAATGAGCATTTCCGGTATTGAAAACTGGCTAGAGGAAGAGGAGAAGCTGGAGATGATGCAAGCCTTAGCAATCGAACAATCGGAAGAAGAAGGCTTCGAGATTACAAAAAACAAAGAAATAGAAATTGACAGTTATCCCGGAATCAAAATAGTAGATCATAAGGAAGACAGAGGAACACGAAAAACTGTCGCAACGGTTTTTTCGTACCATCAGTTGGCGATTAACTTTGCAGGGACCACTGAAGCTTATGATGAGCAAGAGGACATCGTTGAAGAAATGATTGAATCGATTGAAGTGATAGTAAATTAGATGAAGAATAACAGAAATTAATTTTGTATAACTAAAAAATTCCTTAAGGGGAAAATAATTTTGGAATTTCCTCATAACACACAAAAAACACTTCGGATCAGGTATAATGGTAATATGTCCGCATAAGGAGGTTTAACAAAATGTTTCAGAGAGAATTTGAACTGCTAGAGGGGATCATTGACACTATTTCGGATCCGATAATTATAAAAAGTCGAGAGTTAAATGTTCTAAGATGTAATCCTGCGGGATATAAACTGATTGGAGCCATGGAAAAAAGACAACGGCTAGTAGGAAAGTGTGATAGTGAAGTGGATGTTTCTGAAAAGGCAGTGAATACCGGAAAAATTAGTAAGTCTAAGGAACATATTAAAATCCAAAAGTCCTACTTTCAAAAAGTGGCATCACCGATACTAAACAATGAAGGGGAAGTTACTCATGTTGTGGAACAGTTTAAAGAGATAACGGAGTTGATTGAAAAGCGAAATGAACTGGATGTCTACTTCTCCTCAAGTTTAGACCTTTTATGCATAGCCAATATGGAAGGGCGCTTTCTAAGACTCAACCCACAGTGGGAAGAAGTTCTGGGTTATACGACTGAAGAGTTGAAAGACAAAGAAATATTGGAGTTTTTACATACTGAAGATATCCTTTCCTCTTATGAAGTAATTAAAGATTTAGGAAATGATAAGGAAGTCAAAGGTTTTATCAACCGGTACCGTTGTAAAAATGGTACTTATCGATGGTTAGAATGGAGAGCAAAACCTGTAGGGAAAAAGATTTATGCAGTGGCTCGAGATATCACAGAGCAGGAGAAAAATAAAAGGAGACTAGAAGTCAGCGAAGAAAAATATAAAACCTTGGTGGAGCAGTCAACGGAGATGCTATACCTTCATGATTTACAAGGACAAATTATTGACGTAAATAAAACAGCCTGTAAAGAGATGGGTTATAAAAGAGAAGAACTGTTAAGACTAAATATTTTAAATCTTCATCCTTATAAGGGAAAACAGGAGTTTTTTGAACAGATGTGGCATAAGTGGACAAAAAATGAAATCATCGAATTTAGTACAGGGCATATAACAAAAAAAGGCAAAGTGCTGGATGTGGAAATCCGAGCAAGAAAAATAAGCTTCGGCGGAAAACAGTATGTTATGGCACTGGTACGCGACGTAACTGAGAGTAGAAAAATCCAACAGACCCTTATAAGGGCAAAAAGAAATGCAGAGTCTGCAAATCTTGCAAAAACAAGATTTTTAGCCAACATGAGTCATGAGATCCGAACACCGATGAATGGAATTCGAGGATTTTTGCAGCTTTTGGAAGAAACCCCTTTAAGTGAAGAGCAAAAAGAGTATATTGAGCATATTGATAACTCTAGTATCAATCTTTTAAATATTATTAATGATATATTGGACTTGTCCAAAATAGAAGCGGGGGAAATTTCTTTTGATATTCAAGGAATTAATCTAAAAGAAACCATCGATAACATCGTACATCCCTTTGAATATAGGGCCAAAAGTAAAGGGCTGGACTATGAAGTTGATATATCCGATAACCTTTGCCAAGAAGTTAATACCGATGCCACAAAGCTGATGCAAATAGTTACTAACTTAATCACCAATGCCATTAAGTTTACGCCGGGAGGTAAGGTTAGGGTAAAAGCTGAAGCAAAGGACAAAGATGAAAAGCATATAATATTGATTTTATCAGTAAAGGATTCAGGAATCGGTCTAAAAAAATCAGAGATCAAGGAGATTTTTTTGCCCTTTAATCAAGCGGATGATACTTATACTCGCAGTTATGGGGGTACCGGACTGGGTCTTGCAATCGTTAAAGAACTTCTTGGAGTGATGGAAGGGGAAATTTCTATTAACAGTACCTACGGGGAAGGGAGCTTCTTTGAGGTGCGAATGCCACTGGAAAAAGTCACTGAGAAGGTTGGTTGTCATAATAAAGATGGAGAAAATGAATAGACTGTAACCAAGGAGTTTTTAAAAAATAAATTTAAGAGGTGATTTGATGAATTTTCTCGAAATGGAAAGAAAAGCTAGGGTCAACTTAAAAGGATATTGCCGAGTATGTCCCGAGTGCGACGGATACGCCTGTGCTGGTGAGGTTCCAGGAATGGGTGGAGCTGGAACCGCTGCAGCCTTTAAGAATAACGTAAAAGATTTAAAAAACGTTCGACTCAAATTAAAGACTATTCACAGTGCTAAAGATCCCAGGATAGAAAGTTCGTTTTTCGGCAATAAAGTGAGCTTTCCTATATTGGTAGCTCCGGTAACAGGTAGTGCTTTTAATATGGGGGGGGCCTTACGGGAAGAAGAATATATCAAAAGTGCAGTTCAGGGAAGTGAAAATGCAGGAACTTTGGCAATGATTGGGGATTCTGCTGATCTTACAATGTATGACGAGGGATTACGGGCGCTTAAACAAGTCCGGGGTAAAGGCGCTGCGATCATTAAACCGAGAGTCAATCAGGATATCATTGAAAACATCAAAAAAGCTGAAAAAATCGGATTAAGTGCTGTAGGAGTCGATATTGACGGAGCAGGGCTTATAACCATGGCCTTAAAAGGTCAACCGGTAGGCCCAAAGACCGTGGAAGAATTAAAAGCGATTGTTAAGGCTACAGAACTCCCCGTTGTGTTAAAAGGTATAATGACTCCGGAAGAGGCTGATCTCGCCGTTGAAATCGGTGCCAAAGCTATTGTGGTATCTAACCATGGAGGGCGGGTCTTGGATCATGCTGAATCAACCCCTAGAGTGTTACCTGAAATAGCGGAAAGGGTAAGGGGAAAAATAATCATTTTAGCCGACGGAGGCATTCGCTCCGGCGTGGATGCTTTTAAGATGATCGCTCTGGGAGCCGACGGGGTCCTCGTTGGTCGCCCGATTGTTATAGGAGCCTTTGGGGGCTTTGAGGAGGGTGTGACCATGGTACTGGAAAAAATGAAACAGGAGTTTTACCAGTCCATGATCTTAACAGGAGCATCGGATCTCAAGGATATAAACAGGGATAAAATTACGGTCCTTTAAGTTTCCGAGGATTCTTCATCCCCCTGAACCACATGTTCCTTTACATCTTCAAAAAGCTTGTTTCGAATGTAATCCTCTCTTCGGTCGGAAGCTTCCCGAACCCCGATGATAACGGCTATACTCGCTGCAATTAGAACGAAAGTAAAAGGAAGACCGGTACTGATGACCGCGGTTTGTAAAACATCCAGGGCTTGTTCGCCGCCGATTAACAACAGCACGGCGGCTAATAGGCCTTCCGCCGCTGCCCAAAAAACTCGCTGTTTATTAGGGGTATCTTCTTTACCACTGGCGGTGATTTTTTCAACTACCAAAGAGCCGGAATCACTGGAGGTAATAAAATAAGACATAACCAGCAGGGTACCGAGAATAGAAAGAAGGGTTATGCTAAGGTTTGCCAAGACAGGGACGTTCAGTTGGTGAA
The genomic region above belongs to Isachenkonia alkalipeptolytica and contains:
- a CDS encoding PsbP-related protein; the encoded protein is MLIKFIVLVMLFSLSILSVLTGCDSLQPEIRWETYENQFIQMEYPASWSYEEVEAQGLIAVKFEEEGKDFVFEMSISGIENWLEEEEKLEMMQALAIEQSEEEGFEITKNKEIEIDSYPGIKIVDHKEDRGTRKTVATVFSYHQLAINFAGTTEAYDEQEDIVEEMIESIEVIVN
- a CDS encoding alpha-hydroxy-acid oxidizing protein; protein product: MNFLEMERKARVNLKGYCRVCPECDGYACAGEVPGMGGAGTAAAFKNNVKDLKNVRLKLKTIHSAKDPRIESSFFGNKVSFPILVAPVTGSAFNMGGALREEEYIKSAVQGSENAGTLAMIGDSADLTMYDEGLRALKQVRGKGAAIIKPRVNQDIIENIKKAEKIGLSAVGVDIDGAGLITMALKGQPVGPKTVEELKAIVKATELPVVLKGIMTPEEADLAVEIGAKAIVVSNHGGRVLDHAESTPRVLPEIAERVRGKIIILADGGIRSGVDAFKMIALGADGVLVGRPIVIGAFGGFEEGVTMVLEKMKQEFYQSMILTGASDLKDINRDKITVL
- a CDS encoding ABC transporter permease produces the protein MNIYKFELKTYWKSFILWSLGIIVLQIIMMIFYPTMARDAQMMDLIMENYPEELLQAIGLGEHVSLATVLGYYTFVFVFVQLLVGVQSAYYGFQFLSVEEREHTADFLFTKPVTRSRILVEKYLAAFTILGLTTLVVTASTFVSIELFRDGSGYEVGPLVIQLLSVPLFQLFFFSIGMLVTVGTKRIRSVISYALGFGFGLYVLNAFRSIVGGEFLGFFTPYYHFESSYILMEGSMPMDRAIISISMILLAHIITYFAYLKRNIRAQ
- a CDS encoding ABC transporter permease subunit, encoding MNIFIREMRDHRKGFVIWSVVILLFILMAFVEFDAYYDNPEMAEILDTIPRGMLEAFGMYGANLTTINGYMSIVALYLYIMLGIFSVLLGNNIIGKEERDKTGEFLMSMPIKRYRVLISKVAVAVINCLLLNAVAGVGIAIAVSRYNPDRDNVRYILQILVAAFLIQMIFLSLGLFIAASAKVFKKSSAISVALVIVMYMISVIQSLSDSVEFLKYFTPFKYYQASEILQNDGFEGIYLGLTSTIVFIALFGVFIVYPRRDLKL
- a CDS encoding PAS domain-containing hybrid sensor histidine kinase/response regulator, with amino-acid sequence MFQREFELLEGIIDTISDPIIIKSRELNVLRCNPAGYKLIGAMEKRQRLVGKCDSEVDVSEKAVNTGKISKSKEHIKIQKSYFQKVASPILNNEGEVTHVVEQFKEITELIEKRNELDVYFSSSLDLLCIANMEGRFLRLNPQWEEVLGYTTEELKDKEILEFLHTEDILSSYEVIKDLGNDKEVKGFINRYRCKNGTYRWLEWRAKPVGKKIYAVARDITEQEKNKRRLEVSEEKYKTLVEQSTEMLYLHDLQGQIIDVNKTACKEMGYKREELLRLNILNLHPYKGKQEFFEQMWHKWTKNEIIEFSTGHITKKGKVLDVEIRARKISFGGKQYVMALVRDVTESRKIQQTLIRAKRNAESANLAKTRFLANMSHEIRTPMNGIRGFLQLLEETPLSEEQKEYIEHIDNSSINLLNIINDILDLSKIEAGEISFDIQGINLKETIDNIVHPFEYRAKSKGLDYEVDISDNLCQEVNTDATKLMQIVTNLITNAIKFTPGGKVRVKAEAKDKDEKHIILILSVKDSGIGLKKSEIKEIFLPFNQADDTYTRSYGGTGLGLAIVKELLGVMEGEISINSTYGEGSFFEVRMPLEKVTEKVGCHNKDGENE